From one Polynucleobacter sp. UK-FUSCHL-C3 genomic stretch:
- a CDS encoding AzlC family ABC transporter permease yields the protein MRFNPFVSKLPYWGWTPLQQGAWRDGLKTMSTSAVTIFSWALVTGLAMGKSPLSTEQALAMSLFVFAGTAQLAALPLIAGGFSIGTILITAFVVNLRFIIFSVGVQAHFSHLPYWRRVILGYFTADFGYLMFTNRFTEVQNAQERKADGYYRSHFMYGLACGNWTIWQTGSIIGILFASQIPDSWGLEFAGTLALIAVIIPMLDHRSARWAAGAAAVVAVLAYSMPFKLNLTLAIIAAIMVGILADRSPKGAQ from the coding sequence ATGCGTTTTAATCCATTCGTTTCCAAGTTGCCCTACTGGGGCTGGACCCCTTTGCAACAAGGGGCTTGGCGAGACGGACTAAAAACCATGTCGACCTCAGCAGTGACCATTTTTAGTTGGGCCTTAGTTACTGGGCTGGCAATGGGTAAATCCCCATTGAGCACAGAGCAGGCGCTAGCAATGAGCCTCTTTGTGTTCGCAGGAACTGCCCAGTTAGCAGCCTTGCCCCTAATTGCTGGCGGATTCTCCATCGGCACGATTTTGATTACTGCCTTCGTCGTTAATCTGCGCTTCATCATTTTTAGTGTTGGCGTTCAGGCTCATTTTTCTCATTTGCCTTACTGGAGAAGGGTGATCTTGGGGTATTTCACGGCAGACTTCGGCTATCTCATGTTCACAAACCGCTTTACTGAAGTTCAAAACGCTCAGGAGAGAAAGGCTGACGGCTATTACCGAAGCCACTTTATGTATGGCTTGGCTTGTGGTAACTGGACCATTTGGCAAACAGGCTCAATTATCGGTATTTTGTTTGCCAGCCAGATTCCGGACAGTTGGGGATTGGAGTTTGCCGGTACTCTAGCTTTAATTGCAGTGATCATACCGATGCTAGATCATCGCTCGGCTCGCTGGGCGGCAGGGGCTGCAGCGGTCGTCGCTGTATTGGCGTATTCCATGCCATTTAAGCTAAACCTTACTTTGGCCATTATTGCGGCAATTATGGTGGGGATTCTTGCAGATCGATCTCCCAAGGGGGCGCAATGA
- a CDS encoding AzlD domain-containing protein yields the protein MRPEPLSSLEIIFLILGMAIITGLTRSFFVFLGDRVKVPELVLRSIRFAPLAAIVGILAPELVLPPGALEISQLDWKLPNIWGGIAAFGVYFWTRQMLPTLLVGMAVFSLVRHWI from the coding sequence ATGAGGCCAGAGCCTTTAAGTTCTTTAGAAATCATCTTCCTAATTCTAGGGATGGCCATCATTACTGGATTAACCCGTTCGTTCTTCGTATTTTTAGGCGATCGGGTCAAGGTTCCAGAGCTCGTTCTTCGGTCCATACGCTTCGCCCCGCTGGCAGCGATTGTGGGCATTTTGGCTCCGGAGCTTGTATTACCCCCTGGAGCCCTTGAGATTAGCCAGTTGGACTGGAAATTACCCAATATTTGGGGCGGTATTGCTGCTTTTGGGGTGTATTTTTGGACCCGCCAGATGCTACCGACCTTATTGGTCGGAATGGCAGTATTTAGCCTGGTACGCCACTGGATCTAA
- a CDS encoding branched-chain amino acid transaminase, with protein sequence MSMSDRDGVIWFDGKLVPWRDANVHVLTHSLHYGMGVFEGIRAYKTQDGTAIFRLTEHVKRLFNGLKIFQMKIPYTEEQIAQAITQVVRDNKLASCYIRPIIFIGSQKLGISPTGNSTHTAIAAWQWGAYLGEDGLNKGIRVKTSSFTRHFVNSSLVRAKASGYYINSILAHQEVAANGYDEALLLDTEGYVSEGSGENMFMVRNGIVFTPDLASCLDGITRDSIIRIAKDLGFEVREKRITRDEVYSADEAFFTGTAAEVTPIRELDDRTIGDGTRGPITKQIQDVFFDTVYGKNDRYREWLSPV encoded by the coding sequence ATGTCGATGTCTGACCGTGATGGAGTTATTTGGTTTGATGGCAAGCTCGTCCCCTGGAGAGATGCCAATGTTCACGTACTAACCCATAGCCTGCACTACGGCATGGGCGTGTTTGAAGGAATCCGAGCATACAAAACGCAAGATGGTACCGCCATCTTTCGCCTCACAGAACACGTCAAGCGTCTTTTTAATGGTCTGAAAATTTTTCAGATGAAAATACCTTACACCGAAGAACAGATTGCCCAAGCAATCACTCAGGTCGTGCGTGATAACAAATTAGCATCTTGCTATATTCGTCCTATTATTTTTATCGGCTCACAAAAGCTTGGCATCTCCCCGACGGGGAACTCAACTCATACAGCCATCGCCGCTTGGCAATGGGGTGCTTATTTGGGTGAAGACGGTCTCAATAAAGGGATTCGGGTCAAGACCTCTTCCTTCACCCGTCATTTTGTTAACTCCTCCTTGGTGAGAGCAAAAGCCTCAGGCTATTACATCAACTCCATTCTTGCTCATCAAGAAGTCGCTGCGAACGGTTACGATGAAGCATTGCTCTTAGACACCGAAGGCTATGTGTCTGAGGGTTCTGGTGAAAATATGTTCATGGTTCGTAATGGTATTGTCTTTACTCCAGATCTCGCATCCTGTCTTGACGGCATTACCCGTGATTCGATTATTCGGATTGCAAAAGATTTAGGCTTTGAGGTACGCGAGAAACGTATCACGCGAGATGAGGTGTATTCAGCAGATGAGGCTTTCTTCACCGGAACGGCTGCAGAGGTTACCCCAATTCGTGAGCTTGATGATCGCACCATTGGCGACGGTACGCGCGGTCCGATCACCAAACAAATCCAAGATGTATTCTTCGACACGGTATATGGCAAAAATGATCGCTACCGTGAGTGGTTAAGTCCTGTCTAG
- the pyk gene encoding pyruvate kinase: MQRATKIIATLGPASEKPEVLRDMIRAGLNVVRLNFSHGTVADHRARYDLVRQISKEVDKEVGIMADLQGPKIRVGKFADGKVVLKEGAQFILDIACELGNQDRVGLDYKDLPKDVKSGDRLLLNDGLIVLIVDKVVGGEIYTKVETGGPLSNNKGINRAGGGLTAPALTEKDIQDMDAAISMGVDFLAISFPKDGADMAYARKLADAASVKHGKGKARLIAKVERAEAIAPGALESIIAESDGIMVARGDLAIEVGNPAVPALQKRMIRLALEADKFTITATQMMESMINAPVPTRAEVSDVANAVLDGTDAVMLSAESATGQFPVKTIEQMAAICIEAEKSEVVNLDTDFLDQRFERIDQAIALGALFTAHHLNATAIAALTDSGSTPIWMSRHNIRVPIVALTSRIETQRALSTYRNVRPFSIEAGVDRESALLGVEKRLKELGVAKSGDTIVLTIGEPMDQAGGTNTLKIVKVR, translated from the coding sequence ATGCAACGAGCAACAAAAATTATTGCTACTCTGGGACCCGCTTCTGAGAAACCCGAGGTCTTGCGGGACATGATCCGCGCGGGGCTCAATGTGGTGCGCCTGAATTTCTCGCATGGTACGGTTGCTGACCACCGCGCGCGTTACGATCTGGTGCGACAAATTTCAAAAGAAGTGGATAAAGAGGTCGGCATCATGGCTGACTTGCAAGGCCCAAAGATCCGGGTGGGTAAGTTCGCCGATGGGAAGGTTGTTCTTAAAGAAGGCGCTCAATTTATTTTAGATATCGCCTGCGAACTTGGTAATCAAGACCGTGTTGGTTTGGACTATAAAGATTTACCTAAAGATGTAAAGTCAGGAGATCGTTTACTTCTGAATGACGGGCTGATTGTTTTGATAGTCGATAAGGTTGTGGGTGGCGAGATTTATACCAAGGTGGAGACCGGTGGCCCCTTATCGAATAACAAAGGAATTAATCGAGCCGGTGGTGGTTTAACGGCCCCAGCCTTAACAGAAAAAGATATTCAGGATATGGACGCCGCTATCTCAATGGGCGTTGATTTCTTAGCAATTAGCTTTCCTAAAGATGGCGCTGACATGGCCTATGCCCGCAAGCTTGCCGATGCTGCCAGTGTCAAGCATGGTAAGGGCAAGGCACGTTTAATCGCCAAGGTTGAGCGAGCTGAAGCAATTGCGCCCGGAGCGCTTGAAAGCATTATTGCTGAGAGTGACGGCATTATGGTAGCCCGCGGCGATTTGGCTATTGAGGTTGGTAACCCTGCGGTACCAGCCTTACAAAAGCGCATGATTCGCTTGGCCTTAGAGGCAGACAAGTTCACGATTACAGCAACCCAGATGATGGAGTCGATGATCAATGCACCCGTACCAACGCGCGCCGAGGTGAGCGATGTTGCTAACGCAGTATTGGATGGTACTGATGCAGTGATGCTCTCTGCAGAATCTGCGACCGGACAGTTTCCAGTAAAAACCATTGAACAAATGGCAGCGATTTGCATTGAGGCTGAAAAATCTGAAGTTGTGAACTTGGATACCGATTTCTTGGACCAACGTTTTGAGCGGATTGATCAAGCGATTGCTCTTGGCGCATTATTTACTGCACATCATTTAAATGCAACGGCCATTGCCGCATTAACCGATTCGGGTTCAACCCCGATTTGGATGAGTCGCCATAATATCCGTGTCCCAATCGTGGCACTAACGAGCCGAATTGAAACCCAGCGTGCGTTGAGCACTTATCGTAATGTCAGGCCTTTTAGCATTGAGGCGGGAGTTGACCGTGAGTCGGCATTGTTGGGAGTTGAGAAACGCCTAAAAGAATTAGGGGTAGCAAAATCAGGCGATACCATCGTCTTAACGATTGGTGAGCCAATGGATCAAGCGGGTGGCACGAATACCCTAAAGATTGTGAAAGTTCGCTAG
- a CDS encoding phosphoribosylaminoimidazolesuccinocarboxamide synthase, which produces MNALHSTSIRSLPLISQGKVRDVYAVGDDRLLMITTDRISAFDVIMQEAIPEKGMVLNQMSNFWFAHLAHVIPNHLTGIDPSTVVASNEIDQVKGRAVVAKRLKPILVEAVVRGYLAGSGWKDYQDTGAVCGIRLPAGLQNAQVLAKPIFTPAAKAEMGHHDENISYSEVEKRIGTELAHKIKETSIRLYREAAQYALEKGIIIADTKFEFGLDETGQLVLMDEILTADSSRFWPATTYRVGTNPPSFDKQFLRDWLESVRVDGKPWAKAPPAPHLPAEIIEKTAEKYREALRRLTQ; this is translated from the coding sequence ATGAATGCGTTGCACAGCACCTCAATTCGTTCTTTACCTCTAATCTCTCAGGGTAAGGTACGCGATGTCTATGCTGTGGGTGATGATCGGCTATTAATGATCACTACCGATCGCATTTCAGCATTTGATGTGATTATGCAAGAAGCCATTCCTGAAAAGGGCATGGTCCTAAATCAAATGAGTAATTTTTGGTTTGCTCATTTGGCTCATGTGATTCCTAATCATTTGACAGGAATTGATCCAAGTACTGTAGTGGCTTCTAATGAAATCGATCAGGTCAAGGGCAGAGCTGTTGTTGCAAAGCGCCTCAAACCCATTCTTGTTGAGGCAGTAGTTCGTGGTTATCTAGCAGGTAGTGGCTGGAAGGATTATCAAGATACTGGGGCGGTTTGTGGGATTCGTTTACCCGCTGGTCTGCAAAATGCCCAAGTCTTAGCAAAGCCTATTTTTACACCAGCAGCTAAAGCGGAGATGGGTCATCATGATGAGAACATTTCGTATTCAGAAGTAGAAAAACGGATTGGTACTGAGCTTGCGCACAAGATTAAAGAAACAAGCATTCGTTTGTATCGCGAAGCCGCTCAATATGCTTTAGAAAAAGGCATCATCATTGCCGATACGAAGTTTGAGTTCGGTTTAGATGAAACTGGACAACTGGTCTTAATGGATGAAATTCTGACGGCCGATTCATCACGATTCTGGCCTGCGACTACTTATCGGGTAGGAACTAACCCACCATCGTTTGATAAACAATTTTTGCGAGATTGGTTAGAGTCTGTTCGGGTCGATGGTAAGCCTTGGGCTAAAGCGCCCCCTGCGCCCCATTTACCGGCTGAGATTATCGAAAAAACTGCAGAAAAATATCGTGAGGCATTACGCAGGTTGACCCAATAG
- the waaF gene encoding lipopolysaccharide heptosyltransferase II, whose protein sequence is MQRTLIIAPQWIGDAVMSQPLLAGLKQTNASQTIDVLCTPWVAPIYRACKEITKVIEVDFQHGILQWDLRRSIAKQIKANAYNRAFVLPNSFKSALIPWLAGIPIRIGYRGELRFGFINHVLANPSRQARTPMVEHYGQLLNISENSSPSFDHTSQPKLSIADEGVQEVKARIDALDTRTLYVFAPGAEYGPAKRWPSSHFAELATKILGKDTDAQIVILGSKADYSLAQEIQDHTKPIERIHNWCGVISLEEAMAVIAQCKQIISNDSGLMHIAAALAIPQIAIFGSSNPKHTPPLSKQAKVVWLGLACSPCYQRNCPLGHLDCLTKIEAEQVYTML, encoded by the coding sequence ATGCAACGTACCCTCATCATTGCCCCTCAATGGATTGGTGATGCGGTTATGTCGCAGCCTTTACTCGCTGGTCTCAAACAAACAAATGCTTCACAAACGATTGATGTTCTTTGCACGCCTTGGGTTGCTCCTATCTATCGAGCTTGCAAGGAGATTACGAAGGTCATCGAGGTTGATTTTCAGCATGGCATTTTGCAATGGGATCTACGTCGCTCCATTGCTAAGCAAATTAAAGCGAACGCATACAACAGAGCGTTTGTCCTACCCAATAGTTTTAAGTCTGCCTTAATTCCTTGGCTCGCTGGTATCCCAATTCGTATTGGCTATCGGGGCGAACTTCGCTTCGGCTTTATTAATCATGTTCTCGCTAACCCATCACGTCAGGCACGCACACCGATGGTGGAGCATTACGGCCAATTACTAAACATTTCAGAAAACTCATCTCCATCCTTTGACCATACATCACAACCCAAACTTTCTATTGCCGATGAAGGTGTTCAGGAAGTGAAAGCGCGTATCGATGCATTGGACACGAGAACTCTATATGTGTTTGCACCTGGAGCGGAATATGGTCCTGCAAAGCGCTGGCCAAGCTCACACTTTGCCGAGCTGGCGACAAAAATATTAGGTAAGGATACAGATGCCCAGATCGTTATTTTGGGGAGTAAAGCAGACTACTCGCTCGCCCAAGAAATCCAAGACCATACCAAGCCAATAGAGCGGATCCATAATTGGTGTGGAGTGATTAGTCTTGAAGAAGCAATGGCAGTGATTGCACAATGCAAACAAATCATTAGCAACGACTCGGGGCTTATGCACATTGCTGCAGCTCTAGCGATTCCACAAATTGCAATCTTTGGGTCTAGTAATCCTAAGCATACGCCACCCCTATCCAAGCAAGCGAAGGTTGTTTGGCTTGGCTTAGCCTGCAGTCCTTGCTACCAACGAAACTGCCCCTTAGGGCATCTTGATTGTTTAACTAAAATTGAGGCTGAGCAGGTCTACACTATGCTGTAG
- a CDS encoding zinc-finger domain-containing protein, whose product MSELKELNAVMIHGNDLPLHCPTKDTPSWNYHPRVFLDVLETGVVRCPYCGTIYRLIPGTEPHGH is encoded by the coding sequence ATGAGCGAACTCAAGGAACTAAATGCGGTGATGATTCATGGCAATGATTTGCCACTCCATTGCCCTACCAAAGATACTCCTTCGTGGAACTATCACCCACGCGTCTTTCTAGATGTTTTAGAAACTGGCGTGGTACGCTGCCCATATTGCGGCACGATATACCGACTCATCCCTGGTACCGAGCCTCACGGCCATTAA
- a CDS encoding phosphoglycerate kinase, which produces MLTPLLKVKRLNELAATGQLKGKRVFIRADLNVPQDEAGNITEDTRIRASIPAIQMCLDSGAAVMVTSHLGRPSEGAFKPEDSLAPIAHRIAELLNRKVPLISNWVDGGFDLAVGDVVILENCRVNVGEKKNTDVLAKKMAALCDVYVNDAFGTAHRAEATTYGIARYAKVACAGPLMAAELDALSRALAEPKRPLVAIVAGSKVSTKLTILKSLAEKVDELIVGGGIANTFLLAKGLSIGKSLAEPDLVDEAKEIIALMEKRGARVPIPEDVVVANELSPLARANRVPVDEVAQDDMILDVGPKTAAKLSMMLAHAGTIVWNGPLGVFEIDQFGGGTKMIAAAIAHSPAFSIAGGGDTLAAIAKYGIENQVDYISTGGGAFLEFLEGKTLPAFAVLAERAKD; this is translated from the coding sequence ATGCTCACTCCGCTTCTCAAAGTTAAACGCTTAAATGAACTTGCTGCTACTGGCCAGTTAAAAGGGAAACGTGTTTTTATTCGTGCTGATTTAAATGTTCCGCAAGACGAGGCAGGCAATATTACTGAAGATACCCGTATCCGCGCATCAATTCCTGCAATTCAGATGTGTTTGGATAGTGGCGCCGCGGTGATGGTGACATCTCATTTAGGAAGACCTAGTGAGGGGGCTTTTAAGCCCGAGGACAGTTTGGCGCCGATCGCTCATCGCATTGCTGAGTTGCTCAATCGCAAAGTGCCACTAATCAGTAATTGGGTGGATGGCGGCTTTGATCTTGCCGTTGGCGATGTTGTTATTTTAGAAAATTGTCGTGTCAATGTGGGTGAAAAAAAGAATACCGATGTACTAGCCAAGAAAATGGCTGCACTCTGTGATGTGTATGTTAATGATGCATTTGGAACAGCACATCGTGCCGAGGCAACGACCTATGGCATAGCGCGTTATGCCAAAGTAGCTTGTGCAGGCCCGTTGATGGCTGCTGAGCTTGACGCTCTAAGTCGCGCTCTGGCAGAACCAAAGCGTCCCTTGGTTGCTATTGTGGCGGGTTCCAAGGTCTCTACCAAGTTAACGATTTTGAAGTCATTGGCCGAAAAGGTTGATGAGTTGATTGTGGGCGGTGGAATTGCAAATACTTTTTTATTAGCTAAGGGCCTATCGATTGGCAAATCCTTGGCAGAGCCTGATTTAGTCGATGAAGCAAAAGAAATTATTGCCTTGATGGAAAAGCGGGGCGCGCGCGTCCCCATTCCTGAGGATGTAGTAGTTGCTAATGAGCTTTCGCCTTTAGCGCGTGCCAATCGAGTGCCGGTTGATGAAGTGGCCCAAGACGACATGATTTTGGATGTAGGTCCCAAAACAGCAGCAAAGTTGTCGATGATGTTGGCCCATGCCGGAACTATTGTATGGAATGGCCCATTAGGAGTTTTTGAGATTGATCAGTTTGGCGGTGGTACCAAAATGATTGCTGCTGCAATTGCCCATTCACCAGCCTTCTCTATTGCGGGTGGGGGTGATACGTTGGCAGCGATCGCGAAGTATGGAATTGAGAATCAAGTGGATTACATTTCAACTGGTGGGGGTGCTTTCCTCGAATTCCTCGAGGGTAAGACCTTGCCTGCATTTGCCGTGCTTGCTGAGCGCGCTAAGGACTAA